In Spirochaetota bacterium, the genomic stretch GACTTGTCCGCGATCTGCGTGATGTGACGGGTGATCTTCTCGCCCTGCGTATCGACCACATAGGCGAAGCAGATGAACGGGTCCTTGTTCACGAGCTCGGCGAGCACCTCCTCCTGCGTTTCCGCCTTCATGGACTTGATGTCCGGGTGATCGAGATACTTTTGCAGCAGCGCCTCGGCGAATTTCTGCTCGCGCATCTTGATACGGTCGAACTCGGAAATGAAATAGAGCGGGAGGTGCTTGCGCGCGAGTTTTTCGAGCTCTTCGTTCGACATCGAGGTCTCCCGTCCCGCCTCGTACTGCTTCAAAATCTCCTTGTGGATGCGCATGATGCCGGGATCTTTCTTGCCGACGGCCTTTTCCCCCATGAGTCCCAGGTGGCTGTTGATCCACTTGGAAATGCCGGCGGCCCCGCTCTTGTCGGTGATGGCGATCGCGATGGGGCGCCGCAGAAGCTTCTCGGTATTGAATATGTTGTAGATTTCCTCGTTCTTCACGAGCCCGTCCACGTGGATGCCGGCGCGTGTCACGTTGAAATCGGCTCCCACGAACGGATAATTTTCGGGGATGCGGAAGCCGATGGATTCGAAATAATGGGCCATGTCGGTGATGGCGGTCAGGTCGATGCCGTCGTCGTCGCCGGTGAGCGAGATGTACTCGACGACCATGGCCTCGAGCGGCGTGTTCCCGGTCCGCTCACCGAAACCCAGGAGGGTGGAATTCACCGTTTCACAGCCGTACATCCAGGCATAGGTCGCGTTCGTGAAGCCTCGGTGGAAATCGTTGTGTCCGTGCCATTCAAGGTACTCGCCCGGAAACCCGCCCTCGTCGATGATCGCGCGAATGAGCCTGGGCACAGAACGCGGCAGTCCCGCCATGGGATAGGTCACGCCGTAGCCCATGGTGTCGCAGAGACGGACCTTTACGGGCAGCTTGCCCTGTTCCATGATCTGGACGAGTTTCTGAATGAAGGGAACGACGAAGCCGTAAATGTCCCCGCGCGTGATGTCCTCGAAGTGGAGCCGCGGAATTATGTTGTTCTCGAGGGCCGCGTACACGATTTCGAGATAGTCGTTCATCGCCTCTTTGCGCGTCTTGTTCAGCTTGAGAAATATGTGATAGTCCGATACGGAGGTGAGAATTCCCGTCTCCTCGATCTGCATCTGTTTCACGAGATCGAAATCCTTTTTGCTCGCCCGTATCCACGAGGTGATCCTGGGATACTTGTGGTCCAGCGAGCGGCACGCCTCGACCGCTTCCCGGTCCTTCGCGGTGTACAGGAAGAACTCCGAATGGGAGATGAGGCCGCTCGGCCCGGAGAGACGGTGAAGGAACTGGAATATTTTTTGTATCTGGTCCACGGAATACGGCGGGCGTGCCAGATT encodes the following:
- a CDS encoding histone-lysine N-methyltransferase; this encodes NLARPPYSVDQIQKIFQFLHRLSGPSGLISHSEFFLYTAKDREAVEACRSLDHKYPRITSWIRASKKDFDLVKQMQIEETGILTSVSDYHIFLKLNKTRKEAMNDYLEIVYAALENNIIPRLHFEDITRGDIYGFVVPFIQKLVQIMEQGKLPVKVRLCDTMGYGVTYPMAGLPRSVPRLIRAIIDEGGFPGEYLEWHGHNDFHRGFTNATYAWMYGCETVNSTLLGFGERTGNTPLEAMVVEYISLTGDDDGIDLTAITDMAHYFESIGFRIPENYPFVGADFNVTRAGIHVDGLVKNEEIYNIFNTEKLLRRPIAIAITDKSGAAGISKWINSHLGLMGEKAVGKKDPGIMRIHKEILKQYEAGRETSMSNEELEKLARKHLPLYFISEFDRIKMREQKFAEALLQKYLDHPDIKSMKAETQEEVLAELVNKDPFICFAYVVDTQGEKITRHITQIADKSKYDKNLIDTNYADRDWFIQVMKSGKIYVSEIYVSKIINMLSITVSGPITDDEDEIIGILGLDIRFEDFAKIEEETDVV